The proteins below come from a single Eucalyptus grandis isolate ANBG69807.140 chromosome 3, ASM1654582v1, whole genome shotgun sequence genomic window:
- the LOC104438698 gene encoding calmodulin-binding protein 60 D-like: MWKPKRALPPSSSSGQPSQPKRLCVPPIDRAWNGSEMNPVPSCCLTCCLTKEDLRSMFREELERAKSDWAGYFQSCIWNALKDLVPQMRSENDSQRLMEAVELVNIHSPHRARANANSTGENDVRDLRLQIQTKLSDSLFTGQKLEGVGGAHISVALINANTGDVVRSGLESSIKLDVVVLEGDFNKDDEDNWTQEEFESHVVKQREGKRPLLAGDLVVKLKEGVGEMGELIFTDNSSWNRSKRFRIGLKVATGFCENTRIREAKTDAFQVKEHRGEAYMKHHPPASDDEVWRLENVAKGGKSHQNLSDAGIYKVEDFLLQLFTDSQKLREVST, translated from the exons ATGTGGAAGCCAAAGAGAGCTTtgcctccctcttcttcttcaggtcaACCAAGTCAACCCAAGAGGCTATGCGTCCCTCCGATCGA TCGAGCATGGAATGGGTCCGAAATGAATCCCGTGCCGAGTTGCTGTTTGACTTGCTGTTTGACAAAGGAGGATCTGCGGAGTATG TTCAGAGAAGAGCTGGAGCGTGCTAAATCTGACTGGGCTGGATATTTTCAAAG TTGCATCTGGAATGCTCTCAAAGATTTAGTGCCACAGATGCGCTCAGAGAATGATTCTCAGAGATTG ATGGAAGCAGTGGAGCTTGTAAACATTCATTCTCCCCACCGTGCAAG GGCTAATGCTAATTCTACGGGAGAGAATGATGTGAGAGACTTACGGCTTCAAATTCAAACCAAACTGTCAGATTCTCTATTTACTGGACAGAAACTAGAAGGAGTGGGGGGTGCTCACATTTCCGTTGCCTTGATCAATGCAAATACAGGGGATGTTGTTAGATCAGGCCTGGAATCCTCCATTAAGTTGGACGTCGTCGTGCTCGAAGGTGACTTCAAcaaagatgatgaggataactGGACCCAAGAAGAGTTTGAGAGCCACGTGGTTAAACAACGTGAAGGAAAGAGGCCGCTTTTGGCTGGAGATCTCGTAGTGAAGCTCAAGGAAGGTGTTGGGGAGATGGGAGAACTGATATTTACTGACAATTCCAGTTGGAATAGGAGTAAAAGATTCAGGATAGGGCTTAAGGTGGCAACGGGTTTTTGTGAGAACACACGAATCCGAGAAGCAAAAACAGATGCCTTCCAAGTCAAGGAACATAGAGGGGAAG CTTACATGAAACATCATCCACCTGCATCTGACGATGAGGTTTGGAGGTTGGAGAACGTTGCCAAAGGTGGGAAATCTCACCAAAATCTGAGTGATGCTGGAATATATAAAGTGGAGGACTTTCTACTGCAACTGTTTACGGACTCCCAGAAACTGAGAGAGGTAAGCACTTAG